Proteins co-encoded in one Streptomyces roseochromogenus subsp. oscitans DS 12.976 genomic window:
- a CDS encoding DinB family protein: MTDDTTPQPPRTLPDGRPVPPMTGPERAMLEGWLDFHRATLELKCRGLDDAQVRLTSAEPSSLTLLGLVQHLAEVERNWFQRVLAGLDVPRAFEERTGCGLDPERGLEDALAVWRAEITRGRELLAERDLADTGRIVDEPMTGVEVSVRWVLMHLIEEYARHNGHADILRERIDGTTGT, translated from the coding sequence ATGACCGACGACACCACACCCCAGCCCCCGCGCACCCTCCCCGACGGCCGCCCCGTCCCCCCGATGACCGGGCCCGAGCGCGCCATGCTGGAAGGCTGGCTGGACTTCCACCGGGCCACCCTGGAACTGAAGTGCCGGGGACTGGACGACGCGCAGGTCCGGCTCACCTCGGCGGAGCCGTCTTCGCTGACCCTGCTGGGGCTCGTCCAGCATCTCGCCGAGGTCGAGCGGAACTGGTTCCAGCGGGTGCTCGCCGGGCTGGACGTGCCGCGGGCGTTCGAGGAGAGGACGGGGTGCGGGCTCGATCCGGAGCGTGGGCTGGAGGACGCGCTGGCCGTATGGCGGGCGGAGATCACGCGCGGCCGGGAGCTGCTGGCCGAGCGGGATCTGGCGGACACCGGACGGATCGTCGACGAGCCGATGACCGGTGTCGAGGTCAGTGTGCGCTGGGTGCTGATGCACCTCATCGAGGAGTACGCCCGGCACAACGGCCACGCCGACATTCTGCGTGAACGAATCGACGGAACCACCGGTACCTGA
- a CDS encoding pyridoxal-phosphate-dependent aminotransferase family protein, producing the protein MSHPFLDLPPLSAERFAAIEDGIARLLDTRQDVLITQGEALLPLEGAIRAAAGPGTVALNVITGPYGQTFGNWLRDSGATVYDISVPFHTAVTAAQVREAFAEHPEIDFVSLVHAEAATGNTNPVAEIGEAVREHGALFYLDAVASVGAEPVLPDAWGVDLCVIGAQKAMGGPAGVSAISVSERAWTRMAANPHAPRRSYLSLLDWKERWIDAGRVVLPHAPAQLEMLALEACLERIESVGLDAVMDRHRRAAQATRAGAVSVGRGLEPYVYEACDAAPVATTLRVPSGVVASELVARALASDPALPLAAGGGALAKEMIRVNHYGADASTETVRRCLAAIGEALGV; encoded by the coding sequence GTGAGCCACCCGTTCCTCGATCTGCCCCCGCTGAGTGCCGAGCGCTTCGCCGCCATCGAGGACGGGATCGCCCGACTGCTGGACACCCGCCAGGACGTGCTGATCACCCAGGGTGAGGCGCTGCTGCCGCTGGAGGGCGCAATCCGCGCGGCGGCCGGCCCGGGCACGGTGGCCCTGAACGTGATCACGGGACCGTACGGCCAGACCTTCGGCAACTGGCTGCGCGATTCCGGTGCGACCGTGTACGACATCTCCGTCCCCTTCCATACGGCGGTGACCGCCGCGCAGGTCCGGGAGGCCTTCGCCGAGCACCCGGAGATCGACTTCGTGTCGCTGGTGCACGCGGAGGCGGCGACCGGCAACACCAACCCGGTCGCGGAGATCGGCGAGGCGGTACGGGAGCACGGTGCGCTCTTCTACCTGGACGCGGTCGCCTCGGTGGGCGCGGAGCCGGTACTGCCGGACGCGTGGGGCGTGGACCTGTGCGTGATCGGGGCGCAGAAGGCGATGGGCGGACCGGCGGGTGTGTCGGCGATCTCGGTGAGCGAGCGGGCCTGGACCCGGATGGCGGCGAACCCGCACGCGCCGCGCCGCTCCTATCTGTCCCTGCTGGACTGGAAGGAGCGCTGGATCGACGCCGGCCGCGTGGTGCTGCCGCACGCTCCGGCCCAGTTGGAGATGCTGGCGCTGGAGGCGTGTCTGGAGCGGATCGAGTCGGTGGGGCTGGACGCGGTGATGGACCGGCATCGGCGCGCCGCACAGGCCACGCGGGCCGGTGCGGTGTCCGTGGGCCGGGGGCTTGAGCCGTATGTGTACGAAGCTTGCGATGCCGCGCCGGTGGCTACGACACTGCGGGTGCCGTCGGGGGTGGTGGCGTCGGAGCTGGTGGCTCGGGCACTGGCGAGTGATCCCGCGCTGCCGCTGGCCGCGGGTGGGGGTGCGTTGGCCAAGGAGATGATCCGGGTCAACCACTACGGGGCGGACGCTTCGACGGAGACGGTGCGGAGGTGTCTGGCGGCGATCGGGGAGGCACTCGGCGTTTGA
- a CDS encoding transporter substrate-binding domain-containing protein, with protein MKTLGRRTRLLAATTATAGLVLVAGCSSSGSGSGPTTVKGVHLAKAGQLTTCTHLPYPPFQSEINGKVQGFDVSLIDLVAKDLGVKQQILDTPFENFKTGAFLNSGQCDLAAAGMTITAERKKNVDFSDPYFEATQAVLVDRSSGVNSLADVKAKGKKLGAQAQTTGEDYARSKGFDPVSFASSDAVLNGLRTGQVQAVIIDYPVVQGWLKDKANADKFKVVDNLKTGEQYGFTVKKGNKALLDAVNKALKGAKADGTYKKIYEQWIGPYNASVAAPAAS; from the coding sequence ATGAAAACGCTCGGACGCCGGACCCGCCTTCTGGCAGCCACCACCGCGACGGCCGGGCTCGTGCTCGTGGCCGGTTGCTCCTCCAGCGGCTCGGGGAGCGGCCCGACGACCGTCAAGGGGGTCCACCTCGCCAAGGCCGGTCAGCTGACCACCTGCACCCACCTGCCGTACCCGCCGTTCCAGTCGGAGATCAACGGCAAGGTGCAGGGCTTCGACGTTTCCCTCATCGACCTCGTCGCCAAGGACCTCGGCGTCAAGCAGCAGATCCTCGACACGCCGTTCGAGAACTTCAAGACCGGTGCCTTCCTGAACTCCGGCCAGTGCGACCTGGCCGCCGCCGGCATGACGATCACCGCCGAGCGCAAGAAGAACGTCGACTTCTCCGACCCGTACTTCGAGGCCACCCAGGCCGTCCTGGTCGACAGGAGCAGCGGCGTCAACTCGCTCGCGGACGTCAAGGCCAAGGGCAAGAAGCTCGGCGCCCAGGCGCAGACCACCGGCGAGGACTACGCCAGGAGCAAGGGCTTCGACCCGGTCTCCTTCGCCTCCTCCGACGCGGTCCTCAACGGCCTGCGCACCGGACAGGTCCAGGCCGTCATCATCGACTACCCGGTCGTCCAGGGCTGGCTGAAGGACAAGGCCAACGCCGACAAGTTCAAGGTCGTCGACAACCTCAAGACCGGCGAGCAGTACGGCTTCACGGTCAAGAAGGGCAACAAGGCCCTGCTCGACGCCGTCAACAAGGCCCTCAAGGGCGCCAAGGCCGACGGCACGTACAAGAAGATCTACGAGCAGTGGATCGGCCCCTACAACGCCTCCGTCGCCGCCCCGGCCGCCTCCTGA
- a CDS encoding amino acid ABC transporter permease, which yields MTDTDTHIQPKKTGLTRRQKRRLSRAAQYAVFVAAVIAFAVTADWGRLQNQFAQAHIARQLFPDLITVALKNTVLYTLSGFVVGLALGMVIALMRLSSVGPYRWLSGVYIEIFRGLPALLIFIFVGVGVPLAFPSIQYPGGTYGKVAVALGLVSAAYMAETIRAGIQAVPKGQMEAARSLGFSPARAMISIILPQAFRIILPPLTNELVLLFKDSSLVLFLGVTLEERELSKFGNDLASSTANSTPILVAGLCYLLITIPLSLVVRRMESKAQREIR from the coding sequence ATGACCGACACGGACACACATATCCAGCCGAAGAAGACCGGGCTGACCCGTCGGCAGAAGCGCCGGCTCTCGCGTGCGGCGCAGTACGCCGTCTTCGTCGCCGCGGTGATCGCCTTCGCGGTCACCGCGGACTGGGGCCGGCTGCAGAACCAGTTCGCGCAGGCCCACATCGCGAGGCAGCTGTTCCCGGACCTCATCACGGTGGCCCTCAAGAACACCGTGCTGTACACGCTGTCCGGCTTTGTCGTCGGCCTGGCCCTCGGCATGGTCATCGCCCTGATGCGCCTGTCGTCCGTGGGGCCGTACCGCTGGCTCTCCGGCGTCTACATCGAGATCTTCCGCGGCCTGCCCGCGCTGCTGATCTTCATCTTCGTCGGCGTCGGCGTGCCGCTGGCCTTCCCGAGCATCCAGTACCCGGGCGGCACCTACGGCAAGGTCGCCGTCGCCCTCGGACTGGTCTCCGCCGCCTACATGGCCGAGACGATCCGCGCGGGCATCCAGGCCGTGCCCAAGGGGCAGATGGAGGCGGCCCGTTCGCTCGGGTTCTCGCCGGCCCGGGCCATGATCTCCATCATCCTGCCGCAGGCCTTCCGTATCATCCTGCCGCCGCTGACCAACGAACTCGTCCTGCTCTTCAAGGACTCCTCGCTGGTGCTGTTCCTCGGCGTCACCCTGGAGGAGCGCGAACTGTCCAAGTTCGGCAACGACCTGGCCAGCTCGACCGCGAACTCCACGCCGATCCTGGTCGCGGGCCTGTGCTATCTGCTGATCACGATCCCGCTCAGCCTCGTCGTGCGCCGTATGGAATCCAAGGCCCAGAGGGAGATCCGGTGA
- a CDS encoding amino acid ABC transporter ATP-binding protein: MNHPEIRVQDLHKSFGDNHVLRGIDLEIGQGEVVCVIGPSGSGKSTLLRCVNLLEEPTKGQVFVGGTEVTDPDVDIDAVRRRIGMVFQQFNLFPHLNVTENLTLPQRRVLRRDKAEAARTAAENLARVGLSEKAQAYPSSLSGGQQQRVAIARALAMGPQVMLFDEPTSALDPELVGDVLAVMRRLAREGMTMMVVTHEMSFAREVADRVVFMDGGVIVEDGTPEQVIGNPQHERTRHFLSRLLDPAMAEVEEEVEETEKGTSDRVGKD, translated from the coding sequence GTGAACCACCCCGAGATCCGCGTCCAGGACCTGCACAAGTCCTTCGGCGACAACCACGTCCTGCGCGGCATCGACCTGGAGATCGGCCAGGGCGAGGTCGTCTGCGTCATCGGTCCCTCCGGCTCCGGCAAGTCGACACTGCTGCGCTGCGTCAACCTGCTGGAGGAGCCGACCAAGGGCCAGGTCTTCGTCGGCGGCACCGAGGTGACGGACCCCGACGTCGACATCGACGCCGTACGCCGCCGGATCGGCATGGTCTTCCAGCAGTTCAACCTCTTCCCGCACCTGAACGTCACCGAGAACCTCACGCTCCCGCAGCGCCGGGTCCTCAGGCGGGACAAGGCCGAGGCCGCGAGGACCGCCGCCGAGAACCTGGCCCGTGTCGGCCTCTCCGAGAAGGCGCAGGCCTACCCCTCCTCCCTCTCCGGCGGCCAGCAGCAGCGCGTGGCCATCGCCCGCGCCCTCGCCATGGGCCCCCAGGTCATGCTCTTCGACGAGCCGACCTCCGCCCTCGACCCCGAGCTGGTCGGGGACGTCCTCGCGGTCATGCGCAGGCTCGCCCGGGAGGGCATGACCATGATGGTCGTCACCCACGAGATGAGCTTCGCCCGCGAGGTCGCCGACCGGGTCGTCTTCATGGACGGCGGCGTGATCGTCGAGGACGGCACCCCCGAGCAGGTCATCGGCAACCCCCAGCACGAGCGCACCCGCCACTTCCTCTCCCGTCTCCTCGACCCGGCGATGGCCGAGGTGGAGGAGGAGGTGGAGGAGACGGAGAAGGGGACCTCCGACCGGGTGGGGAAGGACTAG
- a CDS encoding amidohydrolase family protein — protein sequence MSDGAVLHVKGRVLVGPEDVRDELWVIGGRVSYDRPAGARDIRTVEGWVLPGLVDAHCHVGLDAHGPVDADTAEKQALTDREAGALLLRDAGSPSDTRWIDDRPDLPKIIRAGRHIARTRRYIRNYAWEIEPDDLVAYVAQEARRGDGWVKLVGDWIDRDLGDLSACWPREAVEAGIAEAHRLGARVTAHCFATDSLRDLVEAGIDCVEHATGLTDELIPLFAERGVAIVPTLVNIATFPQLAAGGETKFPRWSAHMRLLHERRYDTVRAAYDAGIPVYVGTDAGGSLAHGLVAGEVAELVTAGIPPVAALSATAWGARAWLGRPGLEEGAPADLVVYEGDPRADVRVLAAPRRVVLDGRVVE from the coding sequence ATGAGCGATGGTGCCGTGCTGCACGTGAAGGGGCGGGTCCTCGTCGGGCCCGAGGACGTCCGCGACGAGCTGTGGGTGATCGGGGGCCGGGTGTCCTACGACCGCCCCGCCGGAGCCCGGGACATCCGTACCGTCGAGGGCTGGGTGCTCCCCGGCCTGGTCGACGCCCACTGCCATGTGGGCCTCGACGCGCACGGCCCGGTCGACGCCGACACCGCCGAGAAGCAGGCGCTCACCGACCGGGAGGCGGGCGCCCTGCTGCTCCGGGACGCGGGCTCGCCCTCCGACACCCGCTGGATCGACGACCGCCCCGACCTCCCGAAGATCATCCGGGCCGGCCGGCACATCGCCCGCACCCGCCGCTACATCCGCAACTACGCCTGGGAGATCGAACCGGACGACCTGGTCGCCTACGTCGCCCAGGAGGCCCGGCGCGGCGACGGCTGGGTCAAGCTGGTCGGCGACTGGATCGACCGCGACCTCGGCGATCTGTCCGCCTGCTGGCCGCGCGAGGCGGTCGAGGCGGGCATCGCGGAGGCGCACCGGCTCGGCGCCCGGGTCACGGCCCACTGTTTCGCCACCGACTCCCTGCGCGACCTGGTCGAAGCCGGGATCGACTGCGTCGAGCACGCCACGGGCCTGACCGACGAGCTGATCCCGCTCTTCGCCGAGCGGGGCGTGGCGATCGTCCCCACCCTCGTCAACATCGCCACCTTCCCGCAGCTCGCGGCCGGCGGCGAGACCAAGTTCCCGCGCTGGTCCGCGCATATGCGCCTGCTGCACGAACGCCGCTACGACACCGTGCGCGCCGCCTACGACGCCGGGATCCCGGTGTACGTCGGCACGGATGCCGGCGGCTCACTGGCCCACGGCCTGGTCGCGGGCGAGGTGGCGGAGCTGGTCACCGCCGGTATACCGCCCGTGGCCGCCCTGTCCGCGACGGCCTGGGGCGCCCGCGCCTGGCTCGGCCGCCCGGGCCTGGAGGAGGGCGCGCCGGCCGACCTGGTGGTGTACGAGGGCGACCCGCGGGCCGATGTGCGCGTGCTGGCCGCGCCGCGCCGGGTGGTGCTCGACGGGCGAGTCGTGGAGTAG
- a CDS encoding SCO1860 family LAETG-anchored protein, protein MNSNNSRMPARRLATALTVTALAAGPAVLGAGAAHATADHGRASAVVLRTGLDVSLLNKTVDVPLAVSLNEVQAPRSADRTALSARLDGVAGGKPFSVLGADVAAAKATVTSQRAEGSVRLVHARLHVPGLPLLSLIEVGTVTAKATCEAGKAPAASADVLGAVTVLGKRVTLTAGGPTEVKVPGVGEVRLDLAQHDTTTRTAAATALELKVSVNPLKLNVADVEGTVTLAKATCESPMAPPADPKPQGGASKSDLAETGSSSATPYIAGGALALVLAGGGAVTVARRRKH, encoded by the coding sequence TTGAACAGCAACAACTCCCGCATGCCCGCACGCCGTCTCGCCACCGCCCTGACGGTCACCGCCCTGGCCGCCGGTCCCGCGGTCCTGGGCGCGGGCGCCGCGCACGCGACCGCCGACCACGGTCGCGCCTCCGCCGTCGTCCTGCGCACCGGGCTCGACGTGTCCCTGCTCAACAAGACCGTCGACGTCCCGCTCGCGGTCTCCCTCAACGAGGTCCAGGCACCGCGCAGCGCCGACAGGACCGCGCTGTCCGCCCGGCTCGACGGCGTGGCCGGCGGCAAGCCGTTCAGCGTCCTCGGCGCGGACGTCGCCGCCGCGAAGGCCACGGTGACCTCGCAGCGCGCCGAGGGCTCGGTCCGGCTCGTCCACGCCCGGCTGCATGTCCCCGGCCTGCCCCTGCTGTCCCTGATCGAGGTCGGCACGGTCACCGCCAAGGCGACCTGCGAGGCCGGCAAGGCACCGGCCGCCTCGGCGGACGTCCTCGGCGCGGTCACGGTCCTCGGCAAGCGCGTCACGCTCACCGCGGGCGGCCCGACCGAGGTGAAGGTGCCCGGCGTCGGCGAGGTCCGCCTCGACCTCGCCCAGCACGACACCACGACCCGCACGGCGGCCGCCACGGCCCTCGAACTCAAGGTCTCCGTCAACCCGTTGAAGCTCAATGTGGCCGACGTCGAAGGAACGGTCACTCTGGCCAAGGCGACCTGCGAGTCCCCGATGGCCCCGCCCGCCGACCCGAAGCCCCAGGGAGGCGCCTCGAAGTCCGACCTCGCGGAAACGGGCAGCAGCTCCGCGACCCCGTACATCGCGGGCGGCGCGCTGGCGCTGGTGCTGGCCGGCGGGGGAGCGGTGACGGTGGCCCGCCGCCGCAAGCACTGA
- the cobC gene encoding Rv2231c family pyridoxal phosphate-dependent protein CobC produces the protein MRTDDTGGSGLDLRHHGDAEVRDDGAALTDLAVNVRADTPPVWLREEIAGSLSSLAAYPDGRAARAAVAARHGLPVERVLLTAGAAEAFVLLARALKVRRPVVVHPQFTEPEAALRDAGHSVDRVLLREEDGFRLDPAAVPKDADLVVIGNPTNPTSVLHPAGVVAQLARPGRVLVVDEAFMDAVPGEREALAGRTDVPGLVVLRSLTKTWGLAGLRIGYVLAPSEIIAELERAQPLWPVSTPALAAAEACVTPRALAEAGHAAHRITADRAHLVAGLAEFASRGVRVVQPAEGPFVLVGMAGAAAVRRRLRDLGYAVRRGDTFPGLGEEWVRVAVRDRGTANGFLKALSAALP, from the coding sequence ATGCGCACTGACGACACCGGCGGGTCCGGGCTCGATCTGCGGCATCACGGGGATGCCGAAGTGCGGGACGACGGGGCCGCGTTGACCGACCTCGCCGTCAACGTGCGCGCGGACACCCCTCCCGTGTGGCTCCGGGAGGAGATCGCCGGCTCGCTGTCGTCGCTCGCGGCCTACCCGGACGGGCGGGCCGCGCGGGCGGCGGTGGCGGCGCGGCACGGGCTGCCGGTGGAGCGGGTGCTGCTGACGGCGGGCGCGGCGGAGGCGTTCGTGCTGCTGGCCCGCGCGCTGAAGGTACGGCGACCGGTCGTCGTACATCCGCAGTTCACCGAGCCCGAGGCGGCGCTCAGGGACGCGGGGCACAGCGTGGACCGGGTGCTGCTGCGGGAGGAGGACGGGTTCCGGCTGGATCCGGCGGCGGTGCCAAAGGACGCCGATCTGGTGGTGATCGGGAATCCGACGAACCCCACGTCCGTGCTGCACCCGGCGGGAGTGGTCGCGCAACTCGCCCGTCCTGGACGGGTGTTGGTGGTCGACGAGGCGTTCATGGACGCGGTGCCGGGTGAGCGGGAGGCGCTGGCCGGGCGGACGGATGTGCCGGGGCTGGTCGTGCTGCGCAGTCTGACCAAGACCTGGGGGCTGGCCGGGCTGCGGATCGGGTACGTGCTGGCTCCTTCGGAGATCATCGCCGAGCTGGAGCGGGCGCAGCCTCTGTGGCCGGTGTCGACACCCGCGCTGGCCGCGGCCGAGGCATGCGTGACGCCGCGGGCGCTGGCGGAGGCGGGGCACGCGGCGCATCGCATCACGGCGGACCGGGCCCATCTGGTGGCGGGGCTGGCGGAGTTCGCCTCACGCGGAGTACGGGTGGTGCAGCCCGCGGAGGGGCCGTTCGTACTGGTCGGGATGGCGGGGGCGGCCGCTGTACGGCGACGGTTGCGTGACCTTGGCTATGCGGTGCGGCGTGGGGACACGTTTCCGGGGCTCGGGGAGGAGTGGGTGCGGGTCGCTGTGCGGGACCGGGGGACAGCGAACGGCTTCCTGAAGGCACTGTCGGCCGCGCTGCCGTAA
- a CDS encoding sirohydrochlorin chelatase — protein sequence MTTPPALLIAGHGTRDDAGAEAFRDFVRELGRRHPELPVAGGFIELSPPPLGDAVTELVEQGVRRFAAVPLMLVSAGHAKGDIPAALAREKERHPGISYTYGRPLGPHPALLRVLERRLDDALGGTARTPEDRADVTVLLVGRGSTDPDANAEVYKAARLLWEGRGYAGVETAFVSLAAPDVPSGLDRCVALGARRIVVLPYFLFTGILPDRVRQQTEGWAAAHPETEVRSADVIGPEPELLDLVMERYEEAVKGDLRMNCDSCVYRIALPGFEDKVGLPQQPHFHPDDDGHHDHGHGHGHHHHGGHSHSHAH from the coding sequence GTGACCACCCCGCCCGCCCTGCTCATCGCCGGACACGGCACCCGTGACGACGCCGGAGCCGAGGCGTTCCGCGACTTTGTGCGGGAGCTCGGGCGCCGCCACCCCGAGCTGCCCGTCGCGGGCGGCTTCATCGAACTGTCCCCGCCGCCGCTGGGCGACGCCGTCACCGAGCTGGTCGAGCAGGGTGTGCGCCGGTTCGCGGCGGTACCGCTGATGCTGGTGTCCGCCGGGCACGCCAAGGGCGACATCCCGGCCGCGCTGGCCCGCGAGAAGGAACGGCACCCGGGCATCTCGTACACGTACGGCCGCCCGCTGGGCCCGCACCCGGCGCTGCTGCGCGTGCTGGAGCGGCGGCTGGACGACGCGCTCGGCGGTACGGCCCGCACGCCCGAGGACCGGGCCGATGTGACCGTGCTGCTGGTGGGACGCGGTTCGACGGACCCCGATGCCAACGCCGAGGTGTACAAGGCGGCGCGGCTGCTGTGGGAGGGCCGTGGGTACGCCGGGGTGGAGACGGCGTTCGTGTCGCTGGCGGCACCGGACGTGCCGAGCGGGCTGGACAGGTGCGTGGCGCTGGGGGCGCGCAGGATCGTCGTCCTCCCGTACTTCCTGTTCACCGGGATCCTGCCGGATCGGGTGCGGCAGCAGACCGAGGGCTGGGCGGCCGCGCATCCGGAGACCGAGGTGCGGTCGGCCGACGTCATCGGGCCCGAACCGGAGCTGCTCGACCTGGTGATGGAGCGGTACGAGGAGGCGGTGAAGGGCGATCTGCGGATGAACTGTGACTCGTGCGTGTACCGGATCGCGCTGCCGGGCTTCGAGGACAAGGTGGGGCTGCCGCAGCAACCGCACTTCCACCCGGACGACGACGGCCACCACGACCATGGGCACGGCCACGGGCACCACCATCACGGGGGGCACTCGCACAGCCATGCGCACTGA
- a CDS encoding precorrin-8X methylmutase → MNRVVHPIEQESFRRLRARLDTSSFPPLTRAVVERVIHSAADLEYATDLVTDEGDLVTAHAALHAGAPVVVDVEMVAAGITRRETVCRLKDAGSGPGLTRSAHAVRLAYEQVGPGALWVIGCAPTALEELLTLDASPALVIGLPVGFVGAAESKAALRESGLPAVSNVSEKGGSAVAAAALNALLYHPVSSEETS, encoded by the coding sequence GTGAACCGTGTCGTCCACCCGATCGAGCAGGAGTCCTTCCGGCGGCTGCGCGCCCGCCTGGACACCTCGTCCTTCCCGCCGCTGACCCGGGCGGTGGTGGAGCGGGTCATCCACTCCGCCGCCGACCTGGAGTACGCGACCGACCTCGTGACCGACGAGGGCGACCTGGTGACGGCGCATGCCGCGTTGCACGCCGGCGCGCCGGTCGTCGTGGACGTGGAGATGGTCGCCGCCGGGATCACCCGGCGGGAGACCGTGTGCCGGCTGAAGGACGCCGGGTCCGGTCCCGGGCTGACCCGTTCGGCGCATGCCGTCCGCCTCGCGTACGAGCAGGTGGGGCCCGGTGCCCTCTGGGTGATCGGCTGTGCGCCGACCGCACTGGAGGAGCTGCTCACTCTGGACGCCTCCCCCGCGCTCGTCATCGGCCTGCCCGTCGGCTTCGTCGGCGCGGCCGAGTCCAAGGCCGCGTTGCGCGAGAGCGGGCTGCCCGCCGTGAGCAACGTGTCCGAGAAGGGCGGCTCGGCGGTCGCCGCCGCCGCGCTCAACGCCCTCCTGTACCACCCCGTTTCGTCTGAGGAGACCTCGTGA
- the cobJ gene encoding precorrin-3B C(17)-methyltransferase — protein sequence MIGLISATAAGAVARDRLAAAWPDRTRVYEGPVGEAVRAAFAECAQLVCFLATGATVRLLAPLLGDKTADPGVVCVDEGGRFAVSLVGGHGGGANELAEAVGELLGAEPVVTTATDSVGLAGLDTLGLPCEGSVALVSRALLDGEPVALETELPWPLPPLPNSPQGTYTVRLTDRDVVPGEREVLLRPPSLVVGVGASKGAPEAEILGLIEETLREAGLSVRSVTELATVDAKSEEPGIVAAAGRLGVPLVTYSAGELAAVEVPNPSEAPLAAVGTPSVAEAAALVRGGELLVPKRKSTAQPAMATCAVVRRPGRGRLAVVGLGPGARDLLTPRAAAELRRASVLVGLDQYVDQIRDLLRPGTRVLESGLGAEEERARTAVAEARKGQAVALIGSGDAGVYAMASPALAEASDDIDVVGVPGVTAALAAGAILGAPLGHDHVSISLSDLHTPWEVIERRVRAAAEADLVVTFYNPRSRGRDWQLPKALAILAGYRETTTPVGVVRNASRPDESSRVTTLAALDPAAVDMMTVVTVGNTATRIIAGRMVTPRGYRWQASQEEAK from the coding sequence GTGATCGGCCTCATTTCCGCCACCGCGGCGGGGGCGGTGGCGCGGGACCGGCTGGCCGCGGCCTGGCCGGACCGGACACGGGTGTACGAGGGTCCCGTCGGGGAGGCGGTGCGGGCCGCGTTCGCCGAGTGCGCGCAGCTGGTGTGCTTCCTGGCGACGGGCGCGACGGTACGGCTGCTCGCGCCGCTGCTCGGCGACAAGACGGCCGACCCGGGTGTGGTGTGCGTGGACGAGGGCGGCCGGTTCGCCGTGTCGCTGGTCGGCGGGCATGGCGGCGGCGCCAATGAACTCGCCGAGGCGGTGGGCGAGTTGCTGGGCGCCGAGCCGGTGGTGACGACCGCCACGGACTCCGTCGGGCTGGCCGGCCTGGACACGCTCGGGCTGCCCTGCGAGGGCTCGGTCGCCCTGGTCTCGCGGGCTCTGCTGGACGGCGAACCGGTCGCCTTGGAGACGGAGTTGCCGTGGCCGCTGCCGCCACTGCCGAACTCGCCGCAGGGGACGTACACCGTCCGGCTGACCGACCGGGACGTCGTACCCGGCGAGCGCGAGGTGCTGCTCCGGCCGCCGTCGCTGGTGGTCGGGGTCGGCGCGTCCAAGGGCGCGCCGGAGGCGGAGATCCTCGGGCTGATCGAGGAGACGCTGCGGGAGGCGGGGCTCTCGGTGCGGTCGGTGACCGAACTCGCCACCGTGGACGCGAAGTCCGAGGAGCCCGGCATCGTGGCGGCCGCCGGGCGGCTGGGGGTGCCGCTGGTGACGTACTCCGCCGGGGAGCTGGCGGCGGTCGAGGTCCCGAACCCGTCCGAGGCACCCCTCGCGGCCGTCGGCACGCCGTCCGTGGCGGAGGCCGCCGCCCTGGTGCGCGGGGGCGAACTGCTCGTACCCAAGCGGAAGTCCACGGCACAGCCCGCCATGGCGACCTGTGCCGTCGTACGACGCCCGGGGCGCGGGCGGCTCGCGGTGGTGGGGCTCGGACCCGGCGCCCGTGACCTGCTCACCCCGCGCGCGGCGGCCGAGCTGCGCCGGGCCTCCGTGCTGGTCGGGCTCGACCAGTACGTCGACCAGATCCGCGACCTGCTCAGGCCCGGCACCCGGGTGCTGGAGTCGGGGCTCGGCGCCGAGGAGGAGCGGGCCCGTACGGCGGTCGCGGAGGCCCGCAAGGGGCAGGCGGTGGCGCTGATCGGCAGCGGGGACGCGGGCGTGTACGCCATGGCCTCCCCGGCGCTCGCCGAGGCCTCGGACGACATCGACGTGGTCGGGGTGCCCGGGGTGACGGCCGCGCTGGCCGCCGGGGCGATCCTGGGCGCGCCGCTGGGCCACGACCATGTCTCCATCAGCCTGTCCGACCTGCACACGCCCTGGGAGGTCATCGAGCGGCGGGTGCGGGCGGCGGCCGAGGCGGACCTCGTGGTCACCTTCTACAACCCGCGCTCCCGGGGCCGCGACTGGCAGCTGCCCAAGGCGCTCGCGATCCTCGCCGGGTACCGGGAGACGACGACGCCGGTGGGTGTCGTACGCAACGCGTCCCGGCCCGACGAGTCGAGCCGGGTGACGACCCTGGCCGCGCTCGACCCGGCGGCGGTCGACATGATGACGGTCGTGACCGTGGGCAACACGGCGACCCGTATCATCGCGGGCCGCATGGTGACCCCGCGCGGCTACCGCTGGCAGGCATCGCAGGAGGAGGCGAAGTGA